In candidate division WOR-3 bacterium, the DNA window GATGTTTTCACCTGCGGTCAAATCCCTGTAGAGGGAGAATTTCTGGGACATATAACCGATATGCTGTTTTATCTTTTCGTTCTCTTTAATTACGTCAAAACCCGCGACCCTGCCGAAGCCCGACGTCGGTTTAAGAACCCCGCACAACATCCTGATGGTGGTCGTTTTACCGGCGCCGTTGGGCCCGAGAAAACCGAATATTTCGCCTTTGTCGACGTCGAAACTTACGTTGTTCACTGCGATAAATCCGTTGAAGACTTTCTTCAAATTATCGATCTCAATGATCTTCATATTCCCGTTTTATCACGGAGACGAAGACATCTTCAAAGTTCGTCCCGATACGTTTGACCTGCACCTTCCAGGTTTTCTCTTTAAAAAATTGCTGCAACTTTTTGCCGACAGGGTCTTTAGTTATAAGGTGGAGGGTGTCTCCGACCGGATAGAGATCGAGTATCTGCAGTTGTTCGGGGAAGATGTCGATCTTCATCTTTAAAATATCCGGCCCTCTGAGTTCAAATATGTGATAGGGATAACGTTCTTTTATTCTCAGGGGGTCGTCAAAGAGGAGCAATTCACCTTCATAGAGAAAACCTACTTTTGAACAGCGCTCCGCTTCATCCATGTAAGGTGTCGAGATGATGATCGTTGCACCGTCGTCGATGAGTTCATAGAAGAAATCCCATAGTTCTCTTCGTGATATGGGATCGATGCCGGTGGTGGGTTCATCGAGTAGAAGTAATGGTGGTGTATGGAGAAGGGAACAGATGAGGGCGAGTTTCTTCTGCATGCCTCCGGAAAGATTTTCGGCACGCCGTTTTCGAAACGGCTTCAGGTTCATGATTTGAAGCAGCTTTTCTTTCCGTCTGGTACTCTCTTCATCGCCGACCCCGTACATCTTTGCGAAAAAATTCAGGTTTTCTTCCACTGTCAAATCGTGGTATAAAGAAAACTCCTGGGGTACGACTCCGATCTTCTTTTTCACCGCCTCGGGATTCGCCACAACGTCGACTGCGCAACATTCGATTGTGCCCTGATCAGGTGTGAGAACACCGGCGAGGAGTCTTAAAAGGGTGGTCTTACCGGCGCCGTCCGGTCCTATCAGACCGAAGAGTTCTCTTTTTTCGATCGAGAGGTTCAGATTTTTTATCGCCGATTTTTTATTGAATCGTTTATGAAGCCCGACGACTTCAACGATGTGCATTTTCTAAGATCTCGGCATCGGCAGGCATCCCCGGTAACAATTTCTGCTCAGGATTGGGAATCGTAATCTTAACTGCGAAGACGAGGTCTGCCCGCTCCTCCTTTGTCTGGATGTTTTTCGGTGTGAACTCCGCTTCCCTGGATATCCAGGTGACCCTGCCTTTGTATACTTCGTCGGGGTATGCATCCACATGGACTTCAGCCTCTGACCCCAGTGATATTTTACCGATTTCAGTCTCCGGCAGATAGATTTTCAACCAGGCACGATTTAAATCGCCGATGCGGAATATCCTCGCTCCGACGAAGACCGCTTCTCCTTCTTCAAAATTCCGCGCGAGTACGACGCCGGAGATAGGGCTTGTAATAAAGGCGTTTTCAAGCTGGGTCTTGATCAGTTCCAGGTCGGCTGATACCCCTTCGATATTCTCTTTTGCCTTTTCTTCATTCATCTTCAGAAGTCGGTATTGAAGTTCATAATTCTCCAATTCCTTCTTCGCGACATTGCCGACGGCGTAGAGTTCACGAATTCTTTCCAGGTCTTTTTTGAAATCTTCTTTTTTCAATCTGATCTCTTCTAAGGACAACTTCGCGGCATTTAGACCGGTGAGTGCCTTTCGCTGTCGGGTGAGCAGTTCACGGTGTTCGATGACGCCGAGCGTATCTCCTTTTTCAACGAGATCTCCTTCTGCAGCAGTCAACTTTTCTATCCTGCCGTTGATCCTGGCGGAGATGTCGACTTCTTCCACTTCGATCATACCGGAGCCGGTTATCGCTGTTTTTCTTTCTCCGGTGAAGAGCAGGACCAGTACGGCTGCGATGATTATCAAGATGACGACTATGAGAAAAATTTGTTTTTTCATATCACTCCTCTAAGGACAGAAAGATTGTTATTTCCTGAAACTGCTGTGATTATACACGAGGTTATTTATGCTGTCAACAGGTTTATCACGAATTCCGACGGCATACCACGAGCAATGACACTTGACAGAATAAATAATCTGGGTAGAATATCATTAAGCTGGACCGTAAGTTGGAGGATTTGTAGTATTATACATATCCTTAAAACTTCAGTAATGGCTTGAAAGGAGGTTATGTGCCAACCTACGGAAACGTGAAATGGTTCGACAGTAAAAAGGGTTTTGGTTTCATCGCGAAAGAAGACGGCAGTGGTGATGTATTCGTCCATTTTACCGATATAGTTGGAGAAGGATATCGCACCCTCCATGAAGGTGAGAGGGTTAAGTTTGAGATTACACAATCTCCGAAAGGAGAGAAAGCCACCCAGGTTGAACGTGTCGAACGAGAATAATGTACACGTCCGGTGTAACAGAGAAGCCCCTTAATCGGGGCTTCTCTGTTTTTGCAAATAATTATTGACTTCTTTCTCATCTTATGTAATATGTATGTAATGGCGACTCATCTGGAGAATATAGAAGATATACTTTCTTTTATCGCGAAAGACACCTCTGCTGAAACGATGCTTGATGCACTTTACAAAAAGATTCGATTTCTCGTGGAGCGCTACATCGTTCTCCGCGATGCTGAAAACTTCACCGCCTATTTCAAATTTTTACTTTCGACCGACAAACTGCCCAAGGAGTTGGTTTTCAACAATAAATTGATCCAGGCGTTCATCAATCGTACATATGCCGATTCCAAGGAGGAGATACAGAATTTCCGGGGGGACATTCTGTATCGGTATTTAAGCAAAAGTCTTGTAAAGGGGGCGGAAATCAAAGCCGGTGCCTTAGATGAGTTGGAGAATATCATCAAAAGAGAAAAAGCGCCGTCCCTGGAAATTTTAAAAGAACGTGTCCGCATCGCGATGATTTTAAAATGGCTTCAAGGACCCCTTGAGACCCAGCTGTCCGGCGGCTTGCGGGATTACATTACATTTCTGGCGACGATCTATGGACAGTATAAGACAGACCGGGTGTATAATGTTGATTGGCAGCCTTATGACATCTCCGATGAAGATATGGCGGTACTCAACAGCGAATATGCGGTCTTTGAACTCTCTTTGATGGAAGCGATCAAACTCATCAGGGAAGCAAGAGCCAGAAAGCCGCGTTCGAACAATTACAAAGACCAGTTCCGTATCGTTCTGATAAGCCTTGATAATCTCGTCAGACTGGCCAAGAAAGGGGAACTGGATTCACCCCATGCCTTTCGCGATAAGATGATCGTCGCCACGACCCTCATCTATATCCAGGATGAATTTGTCGAGAAGGACCCGGAATTGAAAAAATTGATTCAACTCTTTGTTTCTCTGTATTATCAGTTCCGGGATAAACATTACACCTCTGTTGAAAAGAAACGGGTGGGGATAAAAGAGTCCTGATCAGTGAAGATAAAAATTCTGAGGATAATAACCGGTTTAGGCCGAAGGGAGAGTTGTATGAGAGAAGGATTTTATTTTGGCGGGGTCGTTTTTTTCTTAATTCATTTACTCTTGTTCTTTCCGACAGCATCCGCCGAAAGTGTCCCCGCTGGTCCGGCATTAGAATTTACGGATGATGAGAACGCCGCTGAAATCGCGGTTGCAAAGATAAAGCCGGCGTTGGTGAGACTCCATGTGGTGACGGTTTACGATGATCAGGGGCGTGAAGTGAAGTACGAGTCGGTCGGGAGCGGAGTGATTATTACAGAAGAAGGACATATCATCACAAACCACCATGTGGCGGGCAGGGCGAAGCGGATAGTGTGTACGCTCGCAAATAAAGAGGAGATTGAAGCCGAATTGGTCGGGACCGACCCCCTGGCGGACATTTCCGTGGTCAAACTGCTGCCGAACAAAAAAAGAAAATTTCCGTTTGCACAATTCGGCGACTCGGATGAGTTGAAAGTAGGGGACAGGGTGTTTGCCATGGGTAGTCCCCTGGCACTTTCCCAGTCCGTGACCTCGGGTATCGTGAGTAATACAGAATTGGTGATTCCCGAGGTATTCTGGCCGTTCAGATTCACCCTCGAAGGAGAAGACGTCGGTTCTCTGGTGAGATGGATCGGACACGATGCAGCGATCTATCCGGGAAACTCGGGCGGTCCTCTTGTGAATGCCGAGGGAGATATCGTCGGGATAAATGAAATCAGTCTGGGTATAGGCGGTGCCATACCCGGCAATCTGGCGAAGAAGATTGCTTCTGAGTTGATTGCTCATGGAAGAGTCCGGCGCAGCTGGTTCGGTTTTGAGGTTCAGCCGCTTTTAAAACACGGTAATCAGAAAGAAGGGATTTTGATCAGCGGTGTCATCGACGGTTCACCGGCGCAGGATGCCGGTTTTTCACCGGGTGACGTGCTTGTCAGATTCAAGGGAAAAGATATCTGCGTTCGTTTTGCAGAGGAACTTCCGATGTTCAATCAACTCCTTATGGATTGCCCGATAGGAGAGCCGGTGGAAGCCGTCGTCATACGCAACGGTGCAGAGATAACTTTACATGTCACCCCGCGGGAACGGGAATATGTGTTGCCGAAGACAGTGGAGCTCAAGAAATGGGGGATTACTGTACGGGATGTCTCTCTTTTTATCGCCAAGGAACTCAAAAGGGATAATCAGGACGGCGTGCTCGTCACCTCGGTGCGGCCGGGCGGGCCCTGTGGTGAAGCGAAACCGGCTGTTATCCAGGGTGATATAATCGTCAGGGTCAATGACCGCTCGATTAGAAATGTAAAGGAACTGGTTGAGTTGACCGAGAAGATCACTGATATAACCCCCATGCTGGTGACCTTTGAACGGAAGGATGAACGCCATCTTACTGTTGTCGAGGTGGGCATCAAAGAGGTCGAGGCACAGGGTGAAGAGTTGAGAAAGGCATGGCTCGGTGTGGCGATACAGGTGTTGACAAAGGATATCGCCAGGTCACTCGGCATTGAGGGTTGTAAAGGCGTACGAATTACCCAGGTTTTTAAGAAGACACCTGCTGAACGTGCGGGGATCAAGGTGGGAGATATAATTGTGGCGGTTGACGGCGATTCTGTGTCCGCCACCAATCCTGCGGATATCGATGTCTTTCCGGTTATGATACGAAGGCACAAGATCGGTTCCCGGGTTGTACTTACAGTATTACGTGATGATAAAAAATTTGATTTGACCGTGGAACTCGGAAAGTCACCTGTTCCGCCGAATGAGGTGAAACGCTACCGCGACACGAATTTTGAACTGGTGGTGCGGGATATCGCTTTTATGGACCGCGTGGAACAGAAATGGGACGACAAAATGAAAGGGGTGCTGGTGGATGAGGTGAGCAGTGGAGGCTGGGCAGCACTCGCCCACTTAGCAGTGGGTGATCTGATCGTTATGATGGATAATAAGACCGTCGCCGACGTCGAATCGTTCAGACGGATTATGTCTGAAGTCAAAGAGAAGA includes these proteins:
- a CDS encoding cold-shock protein, which gives rise to MPTYGNVKWFDSKKGFGFIAKEDGSGDVFVHFTDIVGEGYRTLHEGERVKFEITQSPKGEKATQVERVERE
- a CDS encoding efflux RND transporter periplasmic adaptor subunit; its protein translation is MKKQIFLIVVILIIIAAVLVLLFTGERKTAITGSGMIEVEEVDISARINGRIEKLTAAEGDLVEKGDTLGVIEHRELLTRQRKALTGLNAAKLSLEEIRLKKEDFKKDLERIRELYAVGNVAKKELENYELQYRLLKMNEEKAKENIEGVSADLELIKTQLENAFITSPISGVVLARNFEEGEAVFVGARIFRIGDLNRAWLKIYLPETEIGKISLGSEAEVHVDAYPDEVYKGRVTWISREAEFTPKNIQTKEERADLVFAVKITIPNPEQKLLPGMPADAEILENAHR
- a CDS encoding PDZ domain-containing protein translates to MREGFYFGGVVFFLIHLLLFFPTASAESVPAGPALEFTDDENAAEIAVAKIKPALVRLHVVTVYDDQGREVKYESVGSGVIITEEGHIITNHHVAGRAKRIVCTLANKEEIEAELVGTDPLADISVVKLLPNKKRKFPFAQFGDSDELKVGDRVFAMGSPLALSQSVTSGIVSNTELVIPEVFWPFRFTLEGEDVGSLVRWIGHDAAIYPGNSGGPLVNAEGDIVGINEISLGIGGAIPGNLAKKIASELIAHGRVRRSWFGFEVQPLLKHGNQKEGILISGVIDGSPAQDAGFSPGDVLVRFKGKDICVRFAEELPMFNQLLMDCPIGEPVEAVVIRNGAEITLHVTPREREYVLPKTVELKKWGITVRDVSLFIAKELKRDNQDGVLVTSVRPGGPCGEAKPAVIQGDIIVRVNDRSIRNVKELVELTEKITDITPMLVTFERKDERHLTVVEVGIKEVEAQGEELRKAWLGVAIQVLTKDIARSLGIEGCKGVRITQVFKKTPAERAGIKVGDIIVAVDGDSVSATNPADIDVFPVMIRRHKIGSRVVLTVLRDDKKFDLTVELGKSPVPPNEVKRYRDTNFELVVRDIAFMDRVEQKWDDKMKGVLVDEVSSGGWAALAHLAVGDLIVMMDNKTVADVESFRRIMSEVKEKKSRSVVLQVIRGIHSFFIEIEPNWEQGNR
- a CDS encoding ABC transporter ATP-binding protein, which produces MHIVEVVGLHKRFNKKSAIKNLNLSIEKRELFGLIGPDGAGKTTLLRLLAGVLTPDQGTIECCAVDVVANPEAVKKKIGVVPQEFSLYHDLTVEENLNFFAKMYGVGDEESTRRKEKLLQIMNLKPFRKRRAENLSGGMQKKLALICSLLHTPPLLLLDEPTTGIDPISRRELWDFFYELIDDGATIIISTPYMDEAERCSKVGFLYEGELLLFDDPLRIKERYPYHIFELRGPDILKMKIDIFPEQLQILDLYPVGDTLHLITKDPVGKKLQQFFKEKTWKVQVKRIGTNFEDVFVSVIKREYEDH